The proteins below come from a single Danio aesculapii chromosome 23, fDanAes4.1, whole genome shotgun sequence genomic window:
- the avpr2ab gene encoding vasopressin V2 receptor isoform X1, translating into MRIASWEDNLGQPNHSVLEMEGPPNLSSSLFNLSSSYGGTGAFLWLYPSENVTWTTMRPTMQPVTPPRVRDQALAQAEIGVLGLVLALTALGNGFVLWVLLRRKKNHAPMHLFMVNLCVADLVVAFFQVLPQLVWDITERFHGPDALCRSVKYLQIVGMFASSYMIVAMTVDRHYAICCPLQAYRGGATSRWNTPIMVAWGLAFVLSLPQVFIFSQSEVSPGVFECWGHFAEPWGLKAYVTWMTVAVFVLPALIITVCQVRIFREIHDNIYLKSERVVTAEFKKNSVFFHFPRREGGRGRTRKKNERSRQSRHSQQGEISLSQAHCSRPHHAGQEEFSSNLYDEYSQTLPCRSSVCEPCFGPCPSSDSSIPTHLQNSPNNLSDPAHSQSLSANSVCALAGHTESSGASELWPDVLPDAFPPPTEYSHPPPVPGVTKAMSKTVRMTLVIVLVYTVCWSPFFIVQLWAAWDPNPPIQGAVFTILMLLASLNSCTNPWIYTAFSSSVSRELLALLRCHRRSPRRGSLPDDSTATHTSTNTKDSIY; encoded by the exons ATGAGGATAGCCTCCTGGGAAGATAATTTGGGTCAGCCCAATCACTCTGTGCTGGAGATGGAGGGGCCCCCAAACCTGTCCAGCTCCCTCTTCAATCTCAGCAGCAGCTATGGTGGTACGGGGGCTTTTCTTTGGCTTTATCCATCAGAAAATGTCACATGGACCACCATGAGGCCCACAATGCAGCCAGTTACACCTCCACGAGTGAGGGACCAAGCCTTAGCCCAGGCGGAGATCGGGGTACTGGGACTGGTTCTAGCCCTCACTGCTCTGGGTAATGGATTTGTGCTGTGGGTGCTACTACGTCGAAAGAAAAATCATGCTCCTATGCACCTCTTCATGGTCAACCTGTGCGTGGCTGACCTGGTAGTGGCCTTCTTTCAG GTGTTGCCGCAGCTGGTGTGGGACATCACCGAGCGCTTCCATGGTCCCGATGCTCTGTGTCGCTCTGTGAAGTATTTGCAGATTGTCGGGATGTTTGCATCCTCCTACATGATTGTAGCCATGACTGTGGATCGGCACTACGCCATCTGTTGCCCCCTACAGGCATATCGTGGGGGCGCAACCTCTCGCTGGAACACCCCCATCATGGTTGCATGGGGCCTGGCATTTGTGCTCAGTTTACCACAG GTGTTTATCTTCTCGCAGTCAGAAGTTTCCCCCGGGGTGTTTGAATGCTGGGGCCACTTTGCGGAGCCGTGGGGTCTGAAAGCATATGTCACCTGGATGACTGTGGCTGTGTTTGTATTGCCGGCCCTAATCATTACGGTCTGTCAG GTTCGCATCTTCAGAGAAATCCATGACAACATCTACTTGAAGTCAGAACGGGTGGTAACTGCAGAATTTAAGAAGAACTCAGTCTTCTTCCACTTTCCCCGGCGGGAGGGTGGCAGGGGAAGGACGAGAAAGAAAAACGAGAGAAGCAGACAGAGCAGACACAGTCAGCAAGGCGAAATCAGTCTCAGTCAAGCTCACTGCAGCCGCCCACATCATGCTGGACAAGAAGAGTTCTCCTCAAACCTATACGATGAATATTCGCAGACTTTACCCTGCAGGAGCTCTGTGTGTGAACCCTGCTTTGGGCCATGCCCCTCTTCAGACTCTTCCATCCCAACTCACCTGCAAAACAGCCCCAACAATCTTTCAGACCCTGCCCATTCTCAGTCATTATCAGCAAATAGCGTGTGTGCATTGGCTGGACACACGGAGAGCTCTGGAGCTTCTGAACTGTGGCCAGATGTGCTTCCAGATGCTTTTCCCCCTCCGACTGAGTATTCGCACCCGCCGCCTGTTCCGGGTGTGACAAAAGCCATGTCTAAGACGGTGAGGATGACTCTTGTCATTGTGCTGGTCTACACCGTCTGCTGGTCTCCTTTCTTTATTGTTCAGTTATGGGCCGCCTGGGACCCCAACCCACCAATCCAAG GGGCTGTTTTCACTATTCTGATGCTACTAGCCAGTCTAAACTCATGCACTAACCCGTGGATCTACACAGCCTTCTCCAGCAGCGTGTCCCGTGAACTGCTTGCCCTGCTGCGCTGCCATAGAAGGTCCCCACGCCGAGGGTCCCTGCCAGACGACTCCACCGCAACGCACACATCAACCAACACCAAGGACTCCATATATTGA
- the avpr2ab gene encoding cholecystokinin receptor type A isoform X2, whose protein sequence is MRIASWEDNLGQPNHSVLEMEGPPNLSSSLFNLSSSYGGTGAFLWLYPSENVTWTTMRPTMQPVTPPRVRDQALAQAEIGVLGLVLALTALGNGFVLWVLLRRKKNHAPMHLFMVNLCVADLVVAFFQVLPQLVWDITERFHGPDALCRSVKYLQIVGMFASSYMIVAMTVDRHYAICCPLQAYRGGATSRWNTPIMVAWGLAFVLSLPQVFIFSQSEVSPGVFECWGHFAEPWGLKAYVTWMTVAVFVLPALIITVCQVRIFREIHDNIYLKSERVVTAEFKKNSVFFHFPRREGGRGRTRKKNERSRQSRHSQQGEISLSQAHCSRPHHAGQEEFSSNLYDEYSQTLPCRSSVCEPCFGPCPSSDSSIPTHLQNSPNNLSDPAHSQSLSANSVCALAGHTESSGASELWPDVLPDAFPPPTEYSHPPPVPGVTKAMSKTGLFSLF, encoded by the exons ATGAGGATAGCCTCCTGGGAAGATAATTTGGGTCAGCCCAATCACTCTGTGCTGGAGATGGAGGGGCCCCCAAACCTGTCCAGCTCCCTCTTCAATCTCAGCAGCAGCTATGGTGGTACGGGGGCTTTTCTTTGGCTTTATCCATCAGAAAATGTCACATGGACCACCATGAGGCCCACAATGCAGCCAGTTACACCTCCACGAGTGAGGGACCAAGCCTTAGCCCAGGCGGAGATCGGGGTACTGGGACTGGTTCTAGCCCTCACTGCTCTGGGTAATGGATTTGTGCTGTGGGTGCTACTACGTCGAAAGAAAAATCATGCTCCTATGCACCTCTTCATGGTCAACCTGTGCGTGGCTGACCTGGTAGTGGCCTTCTTTCAG GTGTTGCCGCAGCTGGTGTGGGACATCACCGAGCGCTTCCATGGTCCCGATGCTCTGTGTCGCTCTGTGAAGTATTTGCAGATTGTCGGGATGTTTGCATCCTCCTACATGATTGTAGCCATGACTGTGGATCGGCACTACGCCATCTGTTGCCCCCTACAGGCATATCGTGGGGGCGCAACCTCTCGCTGGAACACCCCCATCATGGTTGCATGGGGCCTGGCATTTGTGCTCAGTTTACCACAG GTGTTTATCTTCTCGCAGTCAGAAGTTTCCCCCGGGGTGTTTGAATGCTGGGGCCACTTTGCGGAGCCGTGGGGTCTGAAAGCATATGTCACCTGGATGACTGTGGCTGTGTTTGTATTGCCGGCCCTAATCATTACGGTCTGTCAG GTTCGCATCTTCAGAGAAATCCATGACAACATCTACTTGAAGTCAGAACGGGTGGTAACTGCAGAATTTAAGAAGAACTCAGTCTTCTTCCACTTTCCCCGGCGGGAGGGTGGCAGGGGAAGGACGAGAAAGAAAAACGAGAGAAGCAGACAGAGCAGACACAGTCAGCAAGGCGAAATCAGTCTCAGTCAAGCTCACTGCAGCCGCCCACATCATGCTGGACAAGAAGAGTTCTCCTCAAACCTATACGATGAATATTCGCAGACTTTACCCTGCAGGAGCTCTGTGTGTGAACCCTGCTTTGGGCCATGCCCCTCTTCAGACTCTTCCATCCCAACTCACCTGCAAAACAGCCCCAACAATCTTTCAGACCCTGCCCATTCTCAGTCATTATCAGCAAATAGCGTGTGTGCATTGGCTGGACACACGGAGAGCTCTGGAGCTTCTGAACTGTGGCCAGATGTGCTTCCAGATGCTTTTCCCCCTCCGACTGAGTATTCGCACCCGCCGCCTGTTCCGGGTGTGACAAAAGCCATGTCTAAGACG GGGCTGTTTTCACTATTCTGA